One Spinacia oleracea cultivar Varoflay chromosome 4, BTI_SOV_V1, whole genome shotgun sequence DNA segment encodes these proteins:
- the LOC110784778 gene encoding uncharacterized protein yields MGSSSKPPDDTIMKEINHGQTTNNQDQSSPKPSVPLNFRDAVASSSQWFMEARKIITTSLEWEEAEEKVPENSLAVAFDRITLDRLRAPWKLTLMGKYMGIQVKANYLEARVRAMWRITGSLEVIDIGKQVYLFKFTQTDDYERALFGGPWFIMGHYLMISTWKPNFRPSVNEFDFMSVWVRIEELPVEYYDKDALYEISKVIGKPIRVDYATDKVSRARYARVCVEIDLRKPIITKVWVGGFWQPVVYENITSLCFKCGKIGHVLEKCDQNDGAELDNTQQITEPTKHGQVEAHMEVDLKNQHNNMDIKEPRTQELDLYGPWTLVQNKRSPKTNFGKQRQINTRINEYKKNLASKVATPTSLNGVYLKTPRDKQTHQLEGEVNEPVLVAPDHTLLEISAAPYTWRIRSTTWRI; encoded by the coding sequence ATGGGTTCATCTTCAAAACCACCAGATGACACGATTATGAAGGAAATTAATCATGGACAAACAACAAACAATCAGGATCAATCATCCCCAAAACCATCAGTTCCGTTGAACTTTAGAGATGCAGTAGCATCATCATCACAATGGTTTATGGAGGCAAGGAAAATTATAACTACGTCTTTGGAATGGGAAGAAGCAGAGGAGAAAGTACCGGAGAACAGTTTAGCGGTGGCGTTTGATAGGATCACACTGGATAGGTTAAGAGCACCATGGAAGCTTACTCTTATGGGCAAGTACATGGGAATTCAAGTAAAAGCAAATTATTTGGAAGCGAGAGTTCGAGCGATGTGGAGAATAACAGGTTCATTGGAAGTCATCGATATTGGTAAGCAggtttatttattcaaattcACACAAACTGATGATTATGAGCGTGCGTTGTTCGGAGGTCCTTGGTTCATCATGGGCCATTACCTAATGATATCAACTTGGAAACCAAATTTTAGACCATCAGTGAATGAATTTGATTTCATGTCAGTCTGGGTAAGGATTGAAGAATTACCGGTGGAATATTACGATAAAGATGCGCTATATGAGATTTCCAAAGTCATTGGGAAGCCTATTAGGGTTGATTATGCAACTGATAAAGTGTCACGAGCACGGTATGCAAGGGTGTGTGTGGAAATTGATCTAAGAAAACCGATTATCACAAAGGTGTGGGTTGGTGGATTTTGGCAGCCTGTGGTGTATGAGAACATCACGTCTCTTTGTTTTAAATGTGGCAAAATAGGTCACGTTTTGGAGAAATGTGATCAAAATGATGGTGCTGAGCTGGACAATACTCAACAGATAACTGAGCCCACTAAGCATGGACAGGTCGAGGCCCATATGGAAGTGGATTTGAAAAATCAGCATAATAACATGGATATTAAGGAACCAAGGACACAGGAGTTGGATTTGTATGGGCCATGGACTTTAGTCCAAAACAAGcgaagcccaaagactaatttTGGAAAACAACGACAGATTAATACCCGGATTAATGAGTATAAGAAAAACTTAGCATCAAAAGTTGCGACACCCACATCATTAAATGGGGTTTACTTGAAAACACCAAGAGATAAGCAAACCCACCAATTAGAAGGGGAAGTTAATGAGCCAGTGTTAGTTGCCCCAGATCACACTTTACTGGAGATTAGCGCTGCGCCGTACACCTGGCGAATTCGTTCAACCACTTGGCGAATATGA